Proteins co-encoded in one Leptolyngbya boryana PCC 6306 genomic window:
- a CDS encoding cation diffusion facilitator family transporter yields the protein MSAKSARSYIVLSIVAAMLTIALKASAYFFTGSVGLLSDALESCINLIAALVGFWALSFAAKPPDAEHAFGHSKAEYFSSGLESALIMVAAVSIAIAAWGRLFDPQPIEQIGLGLALSLVATAINGGVAFILLRAGRRLRSITLRADAHHLLTDVWTSAGVVIGIFIVKLTGWLVLDAMIALIVAANIIWAGFRLLRETGSGLLDRSLPAHEQQMIMDRLIPYQENGIQFHALLTRVAGSRRFVSFHVLVPGNWTVQRGHDLCEELELTIAQSLPGTHVITHLEPLEDPTSWADQTLERPSRDEMQNP from the coding sequence CTAAAAGCATCAGCCTACTTCTTCACTGGTTCAGTCGGGTTGCTCTCAGATGCGCTGGAATCGTGCATTAATCTGATTGCTGCACTGGTTGGTTTCTGGGCACTCTCCTTTGCCGCGAAGCCGCCTGATGCTGAACACGCTTTTGGGCATTCCAAAGCGGAATATTTTTCAAGCGGTTTAGAAAGCGCTTTGATTATGGTGGCTGCGGTGAGTATTGCCATTGCTGCTTGGGGAAGACTATTTGATCCACAGCCGATCGAGCAAATTGGATTGGGACTTGCACTATCATTGGTAGCAACAGCGATTAATGGCGGTGTTGCTTTCATCTTACTTCGCGCTGGACGACGACTGCGATCGATTACTCTACGAGCCGATGCCCATCACTTACTTACCGATGTTTGGACTTCAGCCGGAGTCGTGATCGGCATCTTCATTGTGAAGTTAACCGGATGGTTAGTTCTCGATGCGATGATTGCGCTGATCGTTGCTGCAAACATTATCTGGGCAGGATTTCGATTGCTGCGTGAAACTGGCTCAGGATTGCTGGATCGATCGCTGCCCGCCCATGAGCAACAAATGATCATGGATCGGCTCATCCCTTATCAAGAAAACGGCATTCAGTTTCATGCACTATTAACGCGGGTTGCGGGATCGCGTCGCTTTGTGTCCTTTCATGTCTTAGTTCCTGGAAACTGGACAGTGCAGCGTGGTCATGACTTGTGTGAGGAACTTGAATTAACGATCGCACAATCACTTCCCGGAACGCACGTTATTACTCATTTAGAGCCATTAGAAGATCCCACATCTTGGGCGGATCAAACTTTAGAGCGACCCTCTAGAGATGAAATGCAAAATCCCTGA